One part of the Nitrospiria bacterium genome encodes these proteins:
- the aroF gene encoding 3-deoxy-7-phosphoheptulonate synthase, whose amino-acid sequence MIIVLKPDVTEKEINHIIDKLKEYGLKPHVSRGEERVIIGAIGDERQLASQPLSIFPGVEKVMPILSPYKLVSREFKKTDSIVEVAKGVKIGGKKVHVMAGPCAVEKQDLLVHIAQAVKEAGATILRGGAFKPRTSPYSFQGLEEKGLEFLVEAKKKTGLPIVTEVVDPRDVALVAEHADILQIGARNMQNFRLLTEVGAYDKPVLLKRGLSATIKEFLLSAEYVMARGNHKVILCERGIRTFETATRNTLDLSAVPVIKGMSHLPIIVDPSHATGRWELVVPLARAAVAAGADGIMVEVHQNPEEALCDGEESIKPNKFKTMMSEIRKIADAIGREV is encoded by the coding sequence ATGATTATTGTCTTGAAACCGGACGTCACCGAAAAAGAAATCAACCATATCATCGATAAACTGAAAGAGTACGGACTCAAGCCCCACGTCTCCCGAGGCGAGGAGCGCGTGATCATCGGGGCGATCGGAGATGAGCGCCAGTTGGCCAGTCAGCCGCTGTCCATCTTCCCGGGCGTCGAGAAGGTGATGCCGATCCTGTCCCCTTACAAGCTGGTCAGCCGCGAATTTAAAAAAACCGATTCCATAGTGGAGGTGGCGAAGGGCGTCAAGATCGGCGGTAAAAAGGTTCATGTGATGGCCGGGCCCTGCGCCGTCGAAAAGCAGGATCTGCTGGTCCATATCGCCCAGGCGGTGAAGGAGGCCGGGGCGACGATCCTCCGCGGCGGCGCCTTCAAGCCGCGGACCTCCCCGTACAGCTTTCAGGGACTCGAGGAAAAAGGGCTGGAGTTTCTCGTGGAGGCCAAGAAAAAGACCGGGCTGCCGATCGTTACGGAGGTAGTGGACCCCCGCGACGTGGCGCTGGTGGCCGAGCATGCCGACATCCTCCAGATCGGCGCGCGAAACATGCAGAACTTCCGGCTGCTGACGGAGGTGGGGGCCTACGACAAGCCGGTCCTTTTGAAGCGGGGCCTATCGGCCACGATCAAGGAGTTCCTGCTCTCGGCCGAGTACGTCATGGCGCGGGGGAATCATAAGGTGATCCTATGCGAACGGGGAATACGGACGTTTGAGACCGCCACCCGAAACACGCTCGACCTGTCGGCCGTCCCGGTCATCAAGGGCATGAGCCACCTGCCGATCATCGTGGACCCCAGCCATGCGACCGGCCGCTGGGAGCTGGTCGTTCCCCTCGCGCGGGCCGCGGTGGCGGCCGGCGCGGACGGCATCATGGTGGAGGTCCATCAAAACCCGGAAGAGGCCCTCTGCGACGGCGAGGAGTCGATCAAGCCGAACAAGTTCAAGACCATGATGAGCGAGATCCGGAAGATTGCCGATGCGATTGGCCGCGAAGTCTAG
- the ruvA gene encoding Holliday junction branch migration protein RuvA, with the protein MIASLTGILVQKTPQSVIVDVHGVGYEVVTPLTTFYRLPSENETVRFWTHTHVREDALQLYGFSSREEKNVFLLLLGVSGIGPKLAINILSGLPLAELIAAVKRGDVAQLSSIPGIGPKTAARLALELKEKMVGVEVADSTKAGPPEGKDRQEIEDAVSALVNLGYKSPLAKDAVKKVLGTGNGGPARAMGIEDLIKESLKVLSRT; encoded by the coding sequence ATGATCGCCTCGCTGACCGGAATCTTGGTACAGAAGACGCCCCAGTCGGTCATTGTGGACGTCCACGGGGTCGGTTATGAGGTGGTGACGCCGTTGACGACCTTCTATCGGCTGCCGTCCGAGAACGAAACGGTCCGCTTCTGGACCCACACCCACGTGCGGGAGGACGCCCTTCAGCTCTACGGGTTTTCTAGCCGCGAGGAAAAAAACGTCTTTCTCCTCCTCCTGGGGGTCTCCGGAATCGGGCCGAAATTGGCGATCAATATCCTTTCCGGTCTTCCCCTCGCCGAGCTGATCGCGGCCGTCAAGAGAGGGGACGTCGCCCAACTGAGTTCGATCCCGGGAATCGGTCCGAAAACGGCGGCGCGTTTGGCGCTGGAGCTGAAGGAAAAGATGGTGGGCGTTGAGGTCGCGGATTCGACGAAGGCCGGCCCGCCCGAAGGGAAGGATAGGCAGGAAATCGAGGACGCCGTGTCGGCGCTGGTCAATTTGGGATATAAATCCCCCCTGGCCAAGGACGCGGTCAAGAAGGTGCTGGGGACCGGAAACGGCGGTCCCGCCCGAGCGATGGGGATCGAGGATCTGATCAAGGAATCCTTGAAAGTATTATCGAGGACCTAA
- the hisC gene encoding histidinol-phosphate transaminase has protein sequence MIEIGKHIEGIEPYKPGKPLEELERELGIKAAIKLASNENPLGPSKKALAVLKRGSAVLHRYPEGSGRRLREAIAQKHKLKPGQVILGNGSDEIMDLAAKTFLEPGDEAILGDLTFAIYHISVTAHHGISVRVPLRDGTYDLEAMARRLTPLTRLVFICNPNNPTGTMVSRRGLDRLLNHLPPNVLVIMDEAYAEYADDPEFPNTVEDVRRGAPVLVLRTFSKMYGLAGLRIGYGLSTPEVIGAMNRVRLPFNTNSLAQSAALAALSDETHVARSLRVNREGRRYLSESFKALDLRYLPSQANFVYVDTGRDGGTVYERLLRKGVIVRHIQGSWLRVSIGRPGENRRFVKALMEVLKRK, from the coding sequence ATGATTGAAATCGGAAAACATATCGAAGGGATCGAGCCCTACAAGCCGGGCAAGCCGCTGGAGGAACTGGAACGCGAACTCGGAATCAAGGCTGCGATCAAGCTGGCCTCGAATGAAAACCCGCTCGGCCCGTCCAAGAAGGCCCTGGCGGTTTTGAAACGAGGATCCGCCGTTCTTCACCGTTATCCGGAAGGAAGCGGGCGGCGACTGCGGGAGGCGATCGCCCAGAAACACAAGCTCAAGCCCGGGCAAGTGATCCTCGGGAACGGCTCGGACGAGATCATGGATCTGGCGGCCAAGACTTTTTTGGAGCCGGGGGATGAAGCGATTCTCGGTGATCTGACATTCGCGATCTATCACATCAGCGTGACGGCCCATCACGGGATCAGTGTGCGGGTTCCGCTCCGGGACGGCACCTACGACCTGGAGGCGATGGCGCGCCGCTTGACGCCCCTCACCCGCCTGGTCTTCATCTGCAACCCGAACAACCCGACCGGGACCATGGTCAGCCGGCGGGGGTTGGATCGCTTGTTGAACCACCTTCCCCCGAATGTGCTTGTGATCATGGACGAGGCCTATGCCGAGTATGCCGACGACCCGGAATTTCCGAACACGGTCGAGGACGTGAGACGGGGCGCGCCGGTCCTGGTTCTCCGCACCTTCTCCAAGATGTACGGCCTGGCCGGTTTGCGGATCGGGTACGGTCTTTCGACGCCGGAGGTGATCGGGGCTATGAATCGCGTCCGGCTTCCGTTCAATACCAACAGCCTGGCCCAGTCGGCGGCCCTGGCGGCTTTATCGGACGAGACCCACGTCGCTCGAAGCCTTCGGGTCAACCGCGAGGGGAGGCGTTATCTCTCCGAATCGTTCAAGGCCCTTGATCTGAGATATTTGCCGAGTCAGGCCAACTTTGTCTATGTCGATACCGGCCGGGACGGCGGGACCGTGTATGAAAGGCTCCTGAGAAAAGGCGTGATCGTTCGCCATATCCAAGGGTCGTGGTTGCGGGTTTCGATCGGCCGGCCCGGGGAAAACCGGCGCTTTGTAAAAGCGCTTATGGAAGTCTTGAAAAGGAAGTAA
- a CDS encoding YebC/PmpR family DNA-binding transcriptional regulator: MGGHSHWSTIKRKKGAEDAKRGKVFTKIIREITTAARVGGGDPNGNPRLRLAIVKAKDVNMPADNIKKAIQRGTGELPGVHYEEAVYEGYGPGGVAMLIETTSDNKNRSVSEIRNLLEKNGGRMGEAGSVAWMFHRKGRIIVDKSKSDEEKLMNLVLEAGAEDLRTEDDSFEVITSPHDFEKVRKVLEDQRIEMISAEVASVPQNYVSLQGKDAEQMLKLMEVLEDHDDVQNVHANFDIPQDVMEKVAAK, from the coding sequence ATGGGCGGGCACTCGCACTGGTCCACAATCAAACGGAAAAAGGGCGCCGAGGACGCGAAGCGGGGGAAGGTCTTTACCAAGATCATCCGCGAGATCACGACCGCGGCCCGCGTCGGAGGCGGCGACCCGAACGGCAACCCGCGTCTTCGACTGGCGATCGTGAAGGCCAAGGACGTCAACATGCCGGCCGACAACATTAAGAAGGCGATCCAGCGGGGCACGGGTGAGCTGCCGGGCGTGCATTACGAGGAGGCGGTCTATGAGGGATACGGACCGGGCGGGGTCGCGATGCTGATCGAGACCACCTCGGACAATAAAAACCGGTCGGTTTCCGAAATCCGCAACCTGTTGGAGAAAAACGGCGGCCGGATGGGCGAGGCCGGCAGCGTGGCCTGGATGTTTCATCGCAAGGGCCGGATCATCGTGGATAAATCCAAGTCGGACGAGGAGAAGCTGATGAACCTCGTTCTGGAGGCCGGGGCGGAGGATCTCCGAACGGAGGACGACAGCTTCGAGGTGATCACCTCGCCGCACGATTTTGAAAAGGTACGAAAAGTCCTAGAGGACCAGAGGATCGAGATGATCTCGGCCGAGGTGGCCTCCGTTCCCCAAAATTATGTGAGTCTCCAGGGAAAAGACGCCGAGCAGATGCTCAAGCTGATGGAAGTGCTCGAGGATCACGACGATGTTCAGAACGTCCATGCGAATTTTGATATTCCCCAGGACGTGATGGAAAAGGTGGCCGCGAAATAA
- the ruvC gene encoding crossover junction endodeoxyribonuclease RuvC, translated as MRVIGVDPGTVTTGYGVVDEEDRRLSYVASGSITTVARQSLPKRLKKIYDELVALIRTQNPTAVVVENTFVSKNYQSALKLGQAHGVALLAAETCGLPVYECMPTEVKLAVVGYGAARKDQVESMVGRLLNLKTPPDSHHAADALAVAICYLHSAKIRALTNRPAADRGLPARRSFPL; from the coding sequence ATGCGCGTGATCGGAGTTGATCCGGGAACCGTGACGACGGGCTACGGGGTGGTGGATGAAGAGGACCGTCGGCTTTCGTACGTCGCCTCCGGTTCGATCACAACCGTCGCACGACAATCGCTCCCGAAACGGCTCAAGAAGATTTATGATGAACTGGTGGCCCTGATTCGGACCCAGAATCCGACGGCCGTCGTGGTCGAGAACACCTTCGTTTCCAAAAATTATCAAAGCGCGTTGAAACTGGGCCAGGCCCACGGCGTCGCCCTCCTGGCGGCCGAGACCTGCGGGCTTCCCGTTTATGAGTGCATGCCGACCGAGGTGAAGCTGGCCGTGGTGGGGTACGGGGCGGCCCGAAAGGACCAGGTCGAGAGCATGGTCGGCCGCCTGCTGAACCTCAAGACCCCGCCCGATTCCCACCATGCGGCGGATGCGCTGGCGGTAGCGATCTGCTATCTGCACTCGGCCAAGATCCGGGCTTTGACAAACCGGCCCGCGGCCGACCGCGGCTTACCGGCGCGCCGGTCTTTCCCGTTATGA
- a CDS encoding 4-vinyl reductase has protein sequence MKTLTTQPIVFHREINQAVLGGEPLVFHCHHYNCTLQRTLLDPADIQMKPVLVDAAAEVVFGQLQKMVKKGEPATQRLSEFADIFRVLGFGVLELNQITEKGGKIIAPFSHYGFGFLTKWGRQESPACYFNCGFIEAAAAAAFDKPLGTYRCIEKECIAQGANACRFDLTVDSKRRVIPTSVGTGVCDAKVAPRKSTNQVDEEGIITAVSGMELVGNEEGYIPAFGVYLTRHFANYYNRISYEFEMRTRKVRGNEIDPVILPLLVEAGHICAFNTLGGIMKSPEWYQLIYPSLKSREDWMHGIFAVMNALGWGVWRVAELIPNERLVARVFNSYESNGYLAMKYPKSDHGICYLATGATAGLANLLYTGDITLKPELNEAYYKKLFRNLKTFTAKEVKCRGKGDPFCEIVAER, from the coding sequence ATGAAAACGCTTACGACACAACCGATCGTATTTCACCGGGAGATCAATCAGGCGGTCCTTGGTGGGGAACCGCTGGTGTTCCACTGTCATCACTATAATTGTACTTTACAGAGGACCCTTTTGGATCCTGCCGATATCCAGATGAAGCCGGTTCTGGTCGACGCGGCTGCGGAGGTGGTGTTTGGCCAGCTTCAAAAGATGGTGAAAAAAGGGGAGCCGGCCACTCAGAGGCTTTCGGAATTCGCGGATATTTTCAGAGTGCTGGGGTTCGGAGTCTTGGAATTAAATCAAATCACCGAAAAAGGTGGAAAGATCATAGCCCCCTTTTCACATTACGGTTTTGGTTTTTTGACGAAATGGGGCCGGCAGGAATCTCCCGCGTGCTACTTCAACTGCGGATTTATCGAGGCTGCGGCCGCTGCAGCCTTTGACAAGCCTTTGGGTACCTACCGGTGTATCGAAAAGGAATGCATCGCCCAGGGGGCGAATGCCTGCCGTTTCGATTTGACGGTCGACTCCAAAAGGAGGGTCATCCCAACGTCGGTCGGAACGGGAGTTTGCGATGCCAAGGTCGCGCCCCGGAAATCGACCAACCAAGTCGATGAAGAGGGGATCATCACGGCGGTTTCCGGAATGGAATTGGTCGGAAACGAAGAAGGGTACATTCCCGCTTTCGGCGTTTATCTCACACGACACTTCGCCAATTACTATAACCGGATCTCCTACGAATTTGAAATGCGGACCCGGAAGGTTCGGGGGAACGAGATCGACCCGGTGATCCTGCCTCTTCTGGTGGAGGCGGGGCATATTTGCGCCTTTAACACGCTTGGGGGAATCATGAAGTCGCCGGAGTGGTATCAACTCATTTATCCGTCGCTGAAGTCCCGGGAAGACTGGATGCACGGGATTTTTGCGGTCATGAACGCCCTGGGATGGGGGGTCTGGAGGGTCGCGGAGCTGATCCCCAACGAGCGCCTGGTCGCACGGGTGTTCAACTCGTACGAGTCGAACGGTTATTTGGCCATGAAATACCCTAAAAGCGATCATGGAATCTGCTACCTGGCCACGGGTGCAACGGCCGGGTTGGCCAATCTGCTTTACACCGGAGATATCACTCTCAAACCCGAGTTAAATGAGGCCTATTACAAAAAGCTCTTCCGCAACCTGAAGACCTTTACCGCCAAGGAGGTCAAGTGCCGCGGAAAAGGAGATCCCTTCTGTGAAATCGTTGCCGAAAGATAA
- the pheA gene encoding prephenate dehydratase, protein MRKKDRTDHKGIAQLRRLIDALDEQILTLLNKRAKIVMQIGQLKKVNLSDLHAPAREMEIYERLSRLNKGPFPKEALRAVYREIISASLSLEGPLKVAYLGPKATFTHLASQRQFGFSASYVPVNSIKDVFSEVERGRADYGVVPIENSTEGVVNHTLDMFVDSPLKIVGEVMQEVSLHLMNKSGQMEDVKHIYSHPQPFAQCRVWLENHLPHIPTTEVYSTARAAELCNENASAAAIASELAAQLYGLQIIQRRIEDNINNFTRFLVVSSKGLGRTGRDKTSIMFTIRDRVGALHDMLQPFSQHGINLTKIESRPSRKKAWEYIFFVDLEGHQDDERVRRALEQLNEQCLFLKVLGSYPAAKEKGNE, encoded by the coding sequence ATGCGCAAGAAAGATAGGACGGACCATAAAGGCATCGCACAACTGCGCCGGCTGATCGATGCGCTGGATGAGCAGATTCTCACCCTTCTGAATAAGCGGGCCAAGATCGTCATGCAGATCGGCCAGCTCAAGAAAGTCAATTTGTCCGATCTTCATGCCCCCGCGCGCGAGATGGAAATTTACGAACGGCTTTCGCGTTTGAACAAGGGCCCGTTTCCGAAGGAGGCCCTCCGCGCCGTCTATCGCGAGATCATCTCGGCCTCCCTGTCCCTTGAAGGCCCGCTCAAAGTCGCCTATCTCGGCCCGAAGGCGACCTTCACCCATCTCGCCAGCCAGCGACAGTTCGGCTTCTCGGCCTCGTATGTTCCGGTGAACAGTATCAAGGATGTCTTCAGCGAGGTGGAACGGGGCAGGGCCGATTACGGCGTCGTCCCCATCGAGAACTCGACCGAGGGGGTGGTGAATCACACGCTGGATATGTTCGTCGACTCGCCGTTGAAGATCGTGGGCGAGGTGATGCAGGAGGTGTCCCTCCATCTGATGAACAAGAGCGGCCAGATGGAGGATGTGAAGCATATCTATTCCCATCCACAGCCCTTCGCCCAATGCCGGGTATGGCTGGAAAATCACCTGCCCCATATCCCCACGACGGAGGTCTACAGCACCGCCCGGGCGGCCGAGCTCTGCAACGAAAACGCCTCCGCCGCGGCGATCGCCTCGGAGCTGGCGGCCCAGCTCTACGGTCTCCAGATCATTCAACGGCGGATCGAGGACAACATCAACAACTTTACGCGTTTTCTGGTGGTCTCGTCCAAGGGCCTCGGCCGGACCGGCCGCGACAAGACCTCGATCATGTTCACCATCCGGGACCGGGTCGGCGCGCTGCACGATATGCTACAGCCTTTCTCGCAGCACGGGATCAATCTGACCAAAATCGAATCCCGCCCGTCGAGAAAAAAGGCCTGGGAATATATTTTTTTTGTGGATCTCGAAGGACACCAGGACGACGAGCGGGTGAGACGGGCGCTGGAGCAGCTCAACGAGCAGTGTCTTTTCTTAAAAGTATTGGGGTCTTATCCTGCGGCCAAAGAAAAAGGGAATGAATAA
- a CDS encoding methyltransferase domain-containing protein, translating into MADFDPNQFVEGQRQDWNRVSSAWEKWDAWFDVGFESCNRHLVDRARLGPGHHVLDLGSGTGYPGIPAAQRVGPKGHVTGIDLAEEMLEVARRKAEKLGLKQITFRQSDVASLSFEAGRFDAVTSRFCLMFLPRLDKTLREVHRVLKPGGAVAAAVWAAREKNPYITIPMGVLREYIEIPPVDPAVPGIFYLERPGDLLGRMKAAGFTELREEEIPIEGVFSSGREYLDCLKEMAAPLQGLFEKVPREKRTEVEEKMVQGAERFRRGGEVRIPGVALAVSGIKSL; encoded by the coding sequence ATGGCCGATTTTGATCCGAATCAATTTGTCGAAGGGCAACGCCAGGACTGGAACCGGGTTTCGTCCGCATGGGAAAAATGGGATGCCTGGTTTGATGTCGGATTTGAATCCTGCAACCGGCATCTGGTGGATCGGGCTCGACTGGGGCCAGGCCATCATGTCCTGGATCTGGGAAGCGGAACCGGATACCCTGGCATTCCGGCGGCTCAACGGGTGGGTCCGAAGGGACACGTCACCGGCATCGATCTGGCGGAGGAGATGCTTGAGGTTGCGCGACGGAAGGCCGAAAAGCTGGGGCTAAAACAGATAACCTTTCGACAATCGGACGTCGCATCGCTGTCTTTTGAAGCGGGCCGTTTCGATGCAGTCACTTCGCGATTCTGTCTGATGTTTCTCCCGCGTCTGGACAAAACCCTTCGAGAAGTGCACCGTGTGCTGAAGCCGGGAGGAGCCGTCGCGGCGGCCGTTTGGGCCGCACGGGAAAAAAATCCCTATATCACAATTCCGATGGGCGTTCTCAGGGAATATATCGAGATACCGCCGGTGGATCCCGCCGTTCCGGGCATCTTTTATCTGGAGCGGCCGGGTGATCTGCTCGGGCGGATGAAGGCCGCCGGTTTTACGGAGCTGCGAGAAGAAGAGATCCCGATCGAAGGCGTATTCTCCTCGGGACGGGAATATCTGGACTGTCTGAAGGAAATGGCCGCACCGCTTCAGGGGCTGTTCGAAAAGGTCCCGCGGGAGAAACGCACCGAGGTCGAAGAGAAGATGGTTCAGGGGGCGGAGCGCTTCCGTCGCGGTGGAGAGGTCCGAATCCCCGGCGTGGCCCTTGCGGTCTCAGGAATTAAATCGTTATAG
- the ruvB gene encoding Holliday junction branch migration DNA helicase RuvB translates to MPERILTTQMNEEEKTYEASLRPTSLSEYIGQTKLKENLTIYIQAARDRGDVLDHVIFYGPPGLGKTTLAHIIARELGVNIKATSGPALEHPGDLAAILSNLSERDVFFIDEIHRLHPAVEEILYPAMEDFELDLVIGQGPSARSVKLALPRFTLIGATTRAGLLTSPLRERFGVINRLDFYQLSELEEIVNRSARILGIEADAAGSKEVARRARGTPRIANRLLKRVRDFAQVKADGRITLDVAREALGRMEIDEQGFDFMDRKLLLTIIEKFSGGPVGVETLAAAVSEEKDTIEDVYEPFLIQGGYVDRTPRGRQATPLAYLHFGKAVPLSAQKPEQPKLL, encoded by the coding sequence ATGCCCGAACGGATCCTGACCACCCAGATGAACGAGGAGGAGAAAACCTACGAGGCCTCGCTCCGTCCGACCTCGCTCTCCGAATACATCGGCCAGACGAAGCTCAAAGAGAACCTGACGATTTATATCCAGGCGGCCCGCGACCGGGGCGATGTCCTGGATCACGTGATTTTCTACGGACCGCCCGGTCTGGGCAAGACGACGCTGGCCCATATCATCGCGCGGGAGCTGGGCGTCAACATCAAGGCCACCTCCGGACCGGCGTTGGAGCATCCGGGCGATCTGGCCGCTATTTTGAGCAATCTCTCGGAGCGGGACGTCTTTTTCATCGACGAAATCCACCGGCTCCACCCGGCCGTGGAGGAGATTCTCTATCCGGCCATGGAAGATTTTGAGCTCGACCTCGTGATCGGGCAGGGACCCTCGGCTCGAAGCGTGAAGCTGGCCCTGCCCCGGTTCACGCTGATCGGGGCCACGACGCGCGCGGGCCTTCTCACCTCCCCGTTGCGGGAGCGGTTCGGCGTGATCAACCGGCTCGATTTCTACCAGCTCTCCGAGCTGGAGGAGATCGTGAACCGTTCGGCGCGGATTTTGGGAATCGAGGCCGACGCCGCCGGGTCCAAGGAAGTCGCGCGCCGAGCCCGGGGGACGCCGCGGATCGCCAACCGGCTGCTCAAGCGCGTCCGCGATTTCGCCCAGGTCAAGGCGGACGGACGGATCACCTTGGACGTGGCCCGCGAGGCCCTCGGGCGGATGGAGATCGACGAGCAGGGGTTCGATTTCATGGACCGGAAACTGCTGCTCACGATCATCGAAAAATTTTCCGGCGGACCGGTGGGCGTCGAAACGCTGGCCGCCGCCGTGAGCGAGGAAAAGGACACGATAGAGGACGTCTACGAGCCCTTCCTGATCCAGGGCGGGTATGTCGACCGTACCCCGCGCGGCCGCCAGGCCACGCCCCTGGCCTATCTTCACTTCGGCAAGGCGGTTCCCCTCAGCGCCCAGAAACCCGAGCAGCCCAAGTTGCTCTGA
- a CDS encoding MEKHLA domain-containing protein → MRSTLDIPAQKGVGFLGGYHWGLAMLYSKLERPGRGSARGQRRELSEAVVRQAVVILSSYRRWIGSDLLPPQKSPDALAQSLFDAPFVVISHGTEEDPVLNYGNRTALTLWELSWEEFTKMPSRSTAEPMEQAERARLLDEVSRKGFMEGYQGVRISKTGRRFRVEKAVVWNLVDGQDRCRGQAATFSRWTYL, encoded by the coding sequence TTGCGGTCGACACTTGACATCCCTGCCCAAAAAGGCGTAGGTTTTTTAGGCGGTTACCACTGGGGTCTTGCGATGCTTTACTCAAAACTCGAACGGCCCGGGCGGGGAAGCGCCCGAGGGCAGCGCAGGGAGCTCTCCGAGGCCGTGGTCCGTCAGGCCGTCGTAATCCTTTCCAGTTACCGTCGCTGGATTGGATCGGACCTTCTTCCTCCTCAGAAATCTCCGGACGCGCTCGCGCAAAGTCTTTTCGATGCGCCGTTTGTCGTCATCTCGCATGGAACGGAAGAGGATCCCGTTCTGAATTACGGCAATCGGACGGCGCTAACTCTTTGGGAACTGTCGTGGGAGGAATTCACAAAGATGCCCTCGCGCTCGACCGCCGAGCCGATGGAGCAGGCGGAACGGGCAAGGCTTCTGGACGAGGTCTCGAGGAAGGGTTTTATGGAGGGTTACCAAGGGGTACGAATTTCAAAAACGGGCCGCCGCTTCCGGGTGGAAAAGGCCGTCGTCTGGAACCTGGTAGACGGGCAGGATCGCTGCCGAGGCCAGGCCGCGACCTTCAGCCGATGGACCTATCTATAA
- a CDS encoding methylglyoxal synthase: protein MTHKKIVMEHDKKIALVAHDNKKRDLVEWAKYNQTLLAHHKIYATGTTGGILEQELGFKINKLQSGPLGGDQQIGAKIADREIDFLIFFWDPLEPQPHDPDVKALLRMAVVWNIPVACNRSTADFMISSPLMDSNYDRLVPDYDTYRTRKIEEEKSS, encoded by the coding sequence ATGACGCACAAAAAAATCGTCATGGAACACGATAAGAAAATCGCGCTGGTCGCTCACGACAACAAGAAGCGCGATCTGGTCGAATGGGCCAAATACAACCAAACGCTCCTGGCGCATCACAAGATCTATGCGACCGGGACGACCGGGGGAATCCTGGAGCAGGAACTCGGTTTCAAAATCAACAAGCTTCAGAGCGGGCCCTTGGGCGGCGATCAGCAGATCGGCGCCAAGATCGCCGACCGGGAGATCGATTTCCTCATTTTCTTCTGGGACCCGCTCGAACCGCAGCCGCACGACCCGGACGTCAAGGCGCTCCTGCGCATGGCGGTGGTCTGGAACATTCCCGTCGCCTGCAATCGCTCCACCGCCGATTTCATGATCTCCTCTCCCCTGATGGACAGCAATTATGATCGTCTTGTGCCGGATTATGACACGTACCGAACCCGAAAGATCGAAGAGGAGAAATCATCGTAG